In a single window of the Osmerus eperlanus chromosome 2, fOsmEpe2.1, whole genome shotgun sequence genome:
- the LOC134040424 gene encoding heparan sulfate glucosamine 3-O-sulfotransferase 6-like, with protein sequence MAVSHHLKDFPRLSQKLLFTFSLAVVFASFYFILSGCCDTGLNDTARHLKQSSQVLRWTELNSKNTSFGNKDLIDVRATPTVSITGEPSVHGVTPNKEWTATRRLPQAIIIGVKKGGTRALLEFLRLHPDIRALGSEPHFFDRNYARGLNWYRSLMPRALEGQVVLEKTPRYFVTSESPARVWSMSPGVKLIVVVRDPVTRAVSDYTQILSKTPRVPGFEALAFRNRTEGEEPRRGETEEARGEIGEVDSHWSPIWIGLYAQHLERWLAWFPRAQIHLVSGEKLISDPAGEVGKVQDFLGLQRIITDKHFYFNKTKGFPCLKKPEGSSQPHCLGRTKGRPHVQIHPQALHSLKLFYRPHNQRFYQMAGQDFGWY encoded by the exons ATGGCTGTATCGCACCACCTGAAAGATTTCCCGCGACTCTCGCAGAAACTTCTCTTCACGTTCTCTCTGGCGGTTGTCTTTGCCTCCTTCTACTTCATCCTCTCCGGCTGCTGTGACACAGGTCTGAATGACACCGCGAGGCACTTGAAACAATCATCGCAGGTTTTGCGTTGGACAGAATTAAACAGCAAAAACACTTCTTTTGGCAATAAGGATTTAATTGATGTGCGCGCAACACCCACGGTCAGCATAACAGGTGAACCAAGTGTGCACGGGGTCACTCCCAACAAGGAGTGGACCGCGACCCGCAGACTCCCGCAAGCCATCATCATAGGGGTAAAGAAAGGCGGAACACGAGCGCTTTTGGAATTTCTACGACTTCACCCAGACATTCGCGCGCTTGGCTCGGAGCCTCACTTTTTTGATCGGAATTACGCACGGGGGTTGAATTGGTACAG GAGCCTGATGCCCCGGGCCCTGGAGGGCCAGGTGGTTCTGGAGAAGACCCCCCGGTACTTTGTGACCTCAGAGAGCCCCGCCCGAGTGTGGTCCATGTCTCCGGGGGTCAAGCTGATCGTGGTGGTCCGTGACCCCGTGACCCGGGCGGTCTCCGACTACACCCAGATCCTCTCCAAGACTCCCAGGGTGCCCGGCTTCGAGGCCCTCGCCTTCCGGAACAGGACCGAGGGGGAGGAGCCCCGGAGGGGGGAAACAGAGGAGGCCAGAGGCGAAATAGGGGAGGTGGACTCCCATTGGAGCCCTATCTGGATCGGACTGTACGCCCAGCACCTGGAGCGCTGGCTGGCCTGGTTCCCCAGGGCCCAGATCCACCTGGTCAGTGGGGAGAAGCTCATCTCCGACCCGGCCGGGGAAGTAGGAAAGGTCCAGGACTTCCTAGGCCTTCAGAGGATCATCACGGACAAGCACTTCTACTTCAACAAGACCAAAGGTTTCCCCTGTCTGAAGAAGCCCGAGGGGAGCAGCCAGCCTCACTGCCTGGGGAGGACCAAGGGCCGGCCACACGTCCAAATCCATCCCCAGGCCCTGCACAGCCTCAAACTCTTCTACAGGCCCCACAACCAGCGCTTCTACCAGATGGCTGGCCAGGACTTTGGCTGGTACTAG